Proteins found in one Arthrobacter pascens genomic segment:
- a CDS encoding Nif3-like dinuclear metal center hexameric protein produces the protein MEPVDTGVTAADGQTGDAHTGESAAADKPDAPTLGQLLLAVEELWPESLAENWDEVGLVAGHPSAPVTRVMFAVDPTLEVIEEAVEWGAELLITHHPLLLKGVTSVAATTAKGKAIHRLIESGTALLTVHTNGDSAVGGVSDVLADALGLEDVAPLTAATNGLPEEGIGRVGELAEVMSLGNFAARVFGILPSVAGGVRVSGDKDGLVRRVAVCGGSGDSLFDEVRASNADVYVTADLRHHPASEAREAAVNDRPYLIDVSHFASEWLWLPAAASALGNVLADQGHDVEIQVSNTNSDPWDFILTPGGD, from the coding sequence ATGGAACCTGTAGACACCGGCGTTACAGCTGCGGATGGGCAGACCGGCGACGCCCACACTGGGGAAAGTGCGGCTGCGGACAAGCCGGACGCTCCCACTTTGGGCCAACTGCTGCTCGCGGTGGAGGAACTCTGGCCTGAGTCACTGGCGGAGAACTGGGACGAGGTGGGACTCGTGGCCGGCCATCCGTCGGCACCCGTCACCCGGGTGATGTTCGCCGTGGACCCCACGCTGGAGGTCATTGAGGAAGCCGTCGAATGGGGCGCCGAGCTGCTTATCACCCACCACCCCCTGCTCCTGAAAGGCGTCACTTCCGTTGCGGCGACCACCGCCAAAGGCAAGGCCATCCACCGGCTTATCGAGTCCGGTACCGCACTGCTGACTGTTCATACGAATGGTGATTCCGCCGTCGGGGGCGTTTCTGATGTCCTCGCGGACGCCCTGGGCCTCGAGGATGTGGCGCCCTTAACGGCGGCCACCAACGGACTGCCGGAGGAGGGGATCGGGCGCGTCGGGGAGCTTGCCGAGGTGATGAGCCTGGGAAACTTCGCCGCACGGGTCTTCGGCATCCTTCCGTCCGTGGCCGGGGGAGTCCGGGTGTCCGGGGACAAGGACGGCCTGGTTCGCCGCGTTGCGGTGTGCGGCGGGTCAGGTGACTCGCTGTTCGACGAGGTGCGGGCCAGCAACGCTGACGTGTATGTCACGGCGGACCTCCGGCACCATCCGGCGTCCGAGGCCAGGGAAGCGGCGGTGAATGACCGGCCCTACCTTATTGATGTCTCGCACTTCGCCAGCGAGTGGCTGTGGCTGCCTGCCGCCGCCTCGGCTCTGGGCAACGTCCTGGCCGACCAGGGCCATGACGTGGAGATCCAGGTAAGCAACACCAACAGCGATCCGTGGGACTTCATTCTGACTCCGGGCGGGGACTAG
- a CDS encoding YaaA family protein produces the protein MLILLPPSEGKTPADAGSAVDWPSLSFPALNSYRAKVLEALGTVSAHEDALALLGVGASLKGDVERNTRLHAEPAAPAHQIYSGVLYDALGYRSLTPAQRRKADDSVLVISALWGALRFADRVPAYRLSMGTSLPDVGRLASFWKPQLSVALTAATSGQLLVDCRSSTYAAAWAPPAERTVAVNVFTEVDGVRKVVSHFAKHTRGELARHLLVRRGSAPRTPVQLLKAAREKWDAELVDGSARKAHALNIILPI, from the coding sequence CCCCTTCCGAAGGCAAGACCCCCGCGGACGCCGGATCCGCCGTCGACTGGCCGTCCCTAAGCTTCCCGGCTCTCAACAGCTACCGGGCGAAAGTCCTGGAGGCCCTGGGGACGGTGAGCGCCCATGAAGACGCCCTCGCCCTGCTGGGCGTGGGCGCCTCACTGAAGGGCGACGTCGAACGCAACACCCGGCTGCACGCCGAACCGGCGGCTCCTGCCCACCAGATTTATTCGGGCGTTCTTTATGACGCGCTGGGCTACAGGAGCCTGACGCCGGCGCAGCGTCGCAAGGCGGACGACTCGGTGTTGGTGATTTCTGCCCTGTGGGGTGCCCTTCGTTTTGCCGACCGGGTGCCCGCCTACCGGCTGTCGATGGGGACGTCACTTCCCGACGTCGGCCGCCTCGCCTCGTTCTGGAAACCGCAGCTCTCGGTGGCCCTGACTGCGGCGACGTCCGGACAACTGCTGGTGGACTGCCGGTCCAGCACGTACGCGGCTGCGTGGGCACCGCCCGCAGAGCGCACTGTTGCCGTCAACGTTTTCACCGAGGTGGACGGAGTGCGCAAAGTAGTCAGCCACTTCGCCAAGCACACCCGCGGCGAGCTGGCGAGGCACCTGCTGGTCCGTCGCGGCAGCGCGCCACGCACGCCAGTCCAGCTGTTGAAGGCGGCCCGGGAGAAATGGGATGCAGAGCTCGTGGACGGTTCAGCGAGGAAAGCCCACGCCCTGAACATCATCCTGCCCATCTAG
- the gndA gene encoding NADP-dependent phosphogluconate dehydrogenase translates to MSAHIGVTGLAVMGANLARNLARNGFTVALHNRSVEKTDALLEKHGTDGDFVRTETLQELVDSLEKPRRVLIMVKAGKPVDSVIEQLEPLLEAGDIIIDAGNSHYEDTRRREAALAKKDLHFVGIGVSGGEEGALNGPSIMPGGSRESYDALGPLLEKIAANVDGQPCCAWIGTDGAGHFVKMVHNGIEYADMQVIGEAFDLLRSGAGIEPAEQSKIFAEWNKGDLASFLIEISAEVLGHVDAKTGKPFVDVVVDAAGQKGTGRWTVISALELGSPTSGIAESVFARALSSQAEQRRLAQDLLAGEEIIVDVPETFVEDVRQALYASKLVSYAQGLDMLTSAATEYNWDLKLDEIASLWRGGCIIRAELLKEITKAYAAEDKPANLLFAPAFTKAIAEVLPAWRRVVSTAVQLGIPVPVFSSSLAYYDGLRRKRLPAAVIQGQRDLFGAHTYGRIDAEGTFHTLWGEDKSEIEAVDTH, encoded by the coding sequence ATGTCAGCACACATCGGTGTCACCGGCCTAGCGGTGATGGGCGCCAACCTGGCCCGCAACCTGGCCCGGAACGGCTTCACCGTCGCCCTTCACAACAGGTCGGTAGAGAAGACTGACGCACTGCTCGAGAAGCACGGCACGGACGGCGACTTTGTCCGGACCGAAACCCTCCAGGAACTGGTTGATTCCCTCGAGAAGCCGCGACGCGTGCTGATCATGGTCAAGGCTGGCAAGCCGGTTGACTCGGTCATTGAGCAGCTCGAACCGCTGCTGGAAGCCGGCGACATCATCATCGACGCCGGCAACTCACACTATGAGGACACCCGCCGCCGGGAGGCCGCGCTGGCGAAGAAGGACCTGCACTTCGTCGGCATCGGTGTGTCCGGCGGCGAAGAAGGAGCCCTCAACGGCCCGTCCATCATGCCGGGCGGCTCCAGGGAGTCCTACGACGCACTGGGTCCGCTGCTCGAGAAGATCGCCGCGAACGTTGACGGCCAGCCCTGCTGCGCCTGGATCGGAACCGACGGCGCTGGCCACTTCGTCAAGATGGTCCACAACGGCATCGAGTACGCCGACATGCAGGTCATCGGTGAAGCCTTTGATCTCCTCCGCTCCGGCGCGGGCATCGAGCCGGCTGAGCAGTCCAAGATCTTCGCTGAGTGGAACAAGGGCGATCTGGCCTCGTTCCTGATCGAGATTTCCGCCGAAGTCCTGGGCCATGTGGACGCCAAGACCGGCAAGCCGTTCGTTGACGTGGTAGTTGACGCCGCAGGCCAGAAGGGTACCGGGCGCTGGACGGTCATCTCAGCCCTCGAGCTGGGTTCGCCCACCTCGGGTATCGCCGAGTCCGTGTTCGCGCGGGCGCTGTCCTCCCAGGCAGAGCAGCGCAGGCTCGCCCAGGATCTGCTCGCCGGCGAGGAAATCATCGTGGACGTTCCCGAAACGTTCGTTGAAGACGTCCGCCAGGCACTGTATGCGTCCAAGCTGGTTTCCTACGCGCAGGGCCTGGACATGCTGACCTCCGCGGCCACGGAATACAACTGGGACCTGAAGCTGGACGAGATTGCCTCCCTGTGGCGCGGCGGCTGCATTATCCGTGCGGAGCTCCTCAAGGAAATCACCAAGGCCTACGCGGCGGAGGACAAGCCGGCCAACCTGCTGTTCGCCCCGGCATTCACCAAGGCCATCGCCGAGGTCCTCCCGGCCTGGCGCCGCGTGGTCTCCACCGCTGTACAGCTGGGCATCCCCGTGCCCGTGTTCTCATCCTCGCTGGCCTACTACGACGGCCTGCGCCGCAAGCGCCTGCCGGCCGCTGTGATCCAGGGCCAGCGTGACCTCTTCGGTGCCCACACGTACGGCCGCATCGACGCCGAGGGCACGTTCCACACCCTGTGGGGCGAGGACAAGTCCGAAATTGAAGCCGTAGACACCCACTAA
- a CDS encoding SDR family oxidoreductase has product MSALFDLTGRVALVTGSSRGIGNALARALADAGATVVLNGINPERLQAAEAEMAAAYPEGRISSCAFDVTSDAEAARGIAWVEENVGPLEILVNNAGVQHRVPMLDLDVADWERVITTDLTSAFLVGREAARHMIPRGRGKIINICSVQTDLARPTIAPYIAAKGGLRNLTRAMTAEWAASGLQINGIAPGYIHTEMTQNLVDDEQFNSWILGRTPAHRWGTVQDLAGPAVWLASDGSDFVNGQTIFIDGGMTVVV; this is encoded by the coding sequence ATGAGTGCACTTTTTGACCTTACCGGGCGTGTTGCCCTGGTGACCGGTTCCAGCCGGGGAATAGGCAATGCCCTGGCCCGCGCACTGGCCGACGCCGGAGCCACGGTGGTGCTGAACGGCATCAACCCGGAGCGCCTCCAGGCAGCCGAGGCGGAGATGGCCGCCGCCTATCCGGAAGGCCGGATCAGCAGCTGCGCGTTTGATGTCACCAGCGACGCTGAAGCCGCACGGGGCATCGCGTGGGTGGAGGAGAACGTTGGTCCGCTGGAGATCCTGGTGAACAACGCCGGGGTCCAGCACCGGGTGCCGATGCTGGACCTGGACGTCGCGGACTGGGAGCGGGTCATCACCACGGACCTGACCAGTGCCTTCCTGGTAGGACGTGAGGCGGCACGGCACATGATCCCGCGCGGCCGCGGAAAGATCATCAACATCTGCTCGGTCCAGACCGACCTGGCCCGTCCCACCATCGCACCGTACATCGCCGCGAAGGGCGGGCTGCGGAACCTGACCCGGGCCATGACCGCGGAGTGGGCGGCGTCCGGCCTGCAGATCAACGGCATCGCGCCGGGCTACATCCACACCGAAATGACCCAGAACCTGGTGGACGATGAACAGTTCAACTCCTGGATCCTGGGTCGGACCCCGGCCCACCGGTGGGGGACCGTCCAGGACCTCGCGGGGCCGGCAGTGTGGCTTGCCTCCGACGGCTCGGACTTTGTCAACGGCCAGACCATCTTCATCGACGGCGGAATGACGGTGGTGGTCTGA
- a CDS encoding NAD(P)-dependent oxidoreductase yields the protein MEDKRAGFVGLGLMGGPMAANLIRDGWEVTAWNRSAGALQELERLGGRAAPDVAAMRDLPVIAFMLPDLSFIEAASRGLLESWDETPPGAETTVVVMSSVSPAGVQAFGDRVQEASHGRAVVVDAPVSGGTKGAIDGTLAIMAGGAAEDFLRLEPFLAVMGTTVRHMGPLGAGSLAKACNQLIVGTTTAALAEAAELAERSGMDVGVLFEVLSGGLAGSKVLDMVGPRLVRKDYTPTGPAKFMHKDLSFVLDSARAAGAAVPMAAAGVELYAEVKRQGLGDQDLAVVRKAISQLSDSNADTVTRGTVSA from the coding sequence GTGGAAGACAAAAGAGCGGGCTTTGTGGGCCTGGGCCTGATGGGGGGTCCCATGGCGGCCAACCTCATCCGCGACGGCTGGGAAGTCACGGCGTGGAACCGCTCGGCCGGGGCCCTGCAGGAGCTGGAGCGGCTCGGAGGACGCGCTGCCCCGGACGTCGCTGCCATGCGCGACCTGCCGGTGATTGCGTTTATGTTGCCGGATCTGTCCTTCATCGAGGCGGCGTCCAGGGGACTGCTGGAGAGCTGGGACGAAACGCCGCCCGGGGCTGAGACCACTGTGGTGGTCATGAGCAGTGTCTCGCCCGCGGGGGTCCAGGCCTTTGGGGATCGGGTGCAGGAGGCCAGCCACGGCCGTGCGGTTGTAGTGGACGCGCCCGTCAGCGGCGGAACCAAGGGAGCGATCGACGGGACGCTGGCCATCATGGCCGGAGGCGCTGCTGAGGATTTCCTGAGGCTCGAGCCGTTCCTGGCCGTCATGGGAACCACTGTGAGGCATATGGGTCCCCTGGGAGCCGGTTCACTGGCCAAGGCGTGCAACCAGCTGATTGTGGGAACCACGACGGCGGCGCTCGCCGAGGCGGCTGAACTCGCCGAACGCTCGGGAATGGACGTTGGGGTCCTGTTTGAGGTGCTGTCCGGCGGCCTTGCGGGAAGCAAGGTCCTGGACATGGTCGGTCCGCGGCTGGTCCGGAAGGACTACACGCCCACAGGCCCGGCCAAGTTCATGCACAAGGACCTCTCTTTCGTACTGGACTCTGCACGCGCGGCAGGAGCAGCAGTGCCCATGGCCGCTGCCGGCGTCGAACTTTACGCTGAAGTCAAGCGCCAGGGACTCGGCGACCAGGACCTGGCAGTGGTCCGAAAGGCCATTTCACAGCTCAGCGACAGCAACGCAGACACAGTGACGAGAGGGACAGTTTCAGCATGA
- the msrA gene encoding peptide-methionine (S)-S-oxide reductase MsrA, translating into MKTFVLGGGCFWCLDAVYQITKGVSTVVSGYTGGHDPQPDYYSVCNGTTGHAEVVAVTFDEDVIPAEVILDMFFALHDPTTLNRQGYDVGTQYRSSMFYETTEEKILFEEAIERNQALWAHPIVTEVSRLPRFHVAEDFHQNYYAKYPEQGYCQVIINPKLAKARKYYSAWLNA; encoded by the coding sequence ATGAAAACATTTGTTCTTGGCGGAGGCTGCTTCTGGTGCCTTGACGCCGTCTACCAGATCACCAAAGGCGTCAGTACCGTGGTTTCGGGCTACACGGGCGGCCATGATCCGCAGCCGGACTACTACTCCGTCTGCAATGGAACCACCGGGCACGCCGAAGTGGTGGCGGTCACCTTTGACGAGGATGTCATTCCTGCCGAGGTCATCCTGGACATGTTCTTCGCCCTGCACGATCCCACCACGCTTAACCGGCAGGGATACGACGTCGGCACGCAATACCGCTCGTCCATGTTCTACGAGACCACTGAGGAGAAGATTCTCTTCGAGGAAGCGATTGAACGGAACCAGGCGCTGTGGGCGCATCCGATCGTGACCGAAGTCAGCCGGCTGCCGCGGTTCCACGTGGCGGAGGATTTCCACCAGAACTACTACGCCAAGTACCCCGAGCAGGGTTACTGCCAGGTGATCATCAATCCCAAGCTTGCCAAGGCGAGGAAATATTACTCTGCGTGGCTTAATGCTTAG
- a CDS encoding FadR/GntR family transcriptional regulator, giving the protein MSTSLHHRAIENLGTRIVAGDLPTGHVVLAEQLEDELKVSRSVVREAVRVLQSLGLVETIKRVGIRVLPSSNWNPFDPQVIRWRLAGEGRGAQLRSLAELRSAVEPVAAELAALNAPAGLRRELVEISHAMRDAGEAGDVPRFLELDIHFHSLLLSGSGNEMFANLMGQVAETLTGRTVHGLMPDHPHETALQWHVDVAEAIAAGDGPAARDASNRIMRRTMSEMEKSWTEQPRVFIPVRRQP; this is encoded by the coding sequence ATGTCAACCAGCCTCCACCACCGTGCCATTGAGAATCTTGGCACCAGGATCGTCGCCGGGGATCTTCCCACCGGCCACGTCGTGCTTGCCGAACAGCTGGAGGATGAGCTGAAGGTCTCCCGCTCCGTCGTCCGTGAGGCTGTACGCGTGCTGCAGTCCCTTGGCCTGGTTGAAACCATCAAACGCGTGGGGATCCGGGTCCTGCCGTCCAGCAACTGGAATCCCTTCGACCCCCAGGTGATCCGGTGGCGCCTCGCAGGCGAAGGCCGCGGTGCCCAGCTACGCTCCCTCGCCGAGCTGCGTTCCGCCGTCGAGCCTGTTGCCGCCGAGCTCGCGGCCCTGAACGCGCCGGCGGGACTCCGTCGCGAACTTGTGGAGATTTCGCACGCAATGCGTGACGCCGGCGAGGCAGGTGACGTGCCCAGGTTCCTGGAGCTCGATATCCACTTCCATTCCCTCCTCCTCTCCGGTTCGGGTAACGAGATGTTTGCCAACCTGATGGGCCAGGTGGCCGAGACCCTGACCGGACGAACTGTCCACGGCCTGATGCCCGACCACCCGCACGAGACAGCCCTGCAGTGGCACGTGGATGTGGCCGAGGCCATCGCAGCCGGTGATGGCCCCGCGGCCCGGGACGCGTCCAACCGCATCATGCGCCGTACCATGTCGGAAATGGAGAAGTCCTGGACCGAGCAGCCCCGGGTGTTCATTCCCGTCCGCCGCCAGCCGTAG
- a CDS encoding zinc ribbon domain-containing protein: MAKAAPAEQLKLLELQGLDAKLKSLSNRRRALESDPRIEDLQSALSVANGELGSAKMAVHDAEAELKRAEADVEQVASRIERDEARLNSGTGLSKDLVALQKDLASLNKRRSDLEDIELEVMERLDSLRAKQAAQQLIVDDVQGSFGVIRAELDEALAEVEAEATVVRGRRAEFASGLDAGMLALYEKTLAKRGVGAARLFHGTSEASGMKLSPGDLAEIRAAAEDDVVFCPDSGCILVRSAEWN; the protein is encoded by the coding sequence GTGGCTAAGGCAGCACCGGCGGAACAGTTGAAGTTGCTCGAACTGCAGGGGCTGGATGCCAAGCTGAAGTCCCTGTCCAACCGCCGCCGCGCCCTTGAATCGGATCCACGGATCGAGGACCTGCAGTCCGCGCTCTCCGTGGCCAACGGGGAACTCGGTTCCGCGAAGATGGCCGTCCATGATGCCGAAGCCGAACTGAAGCGTGCAGAGGCCGACGTGGAACAGGTCGCGTCCCGCATCGAACGCGACGAAGCACGGCTCAACAGCGGAACGGGACTCTCCAAGGACCTGGTGGCCCTGCAGAAGGATCTTGCTTCGCTCAACAAGCGGCGTTCCGACCTTGAGGACATCGAGCTTGAAGTGATGGAACGGCTCGACTCGCTCCGCGCCAAGCAGGCGGCTCAGCAGCTGATCGTGGACGACGTCCAGGGTTCGTTCGGCGTCATCCGCGCCGAACTCGACGAGGCCCTGGCCGAAGTGGAAGCAGAAGCCACTGTGGTCCGGGGCAGGCGCGCGGAGTTCGCGTCCGGGCTCGACGCCGGGATGCTGGCCCTGTATGAAAAAACGCTGGCCAAGCGCGGTGTGGGCGCCGCCCGGCTGTTCCACGGAACATCTGAGGCGTCCGGAATGAAGCTGAGCCCGGGAGACCTTGCGGAAATCAGGGCAGCCGCAGAGGACGACGTTGTCTTCTGCCCGGATTCCGGTTGCATCCTGGTGCGCTCCGCGGAATGGAACTGA
- the cysK gene encoding cysteine synthase A, with translation MARIYDDVTQLIGGTPLVRLNRLTEGLDATVAVKLEFYNPANSVKDRIGVAIVDAAEKSGALKPGGTIVEGTSGNTGIALAMVGAARGYKVILTMPETMSTERRVMLRAFGAEIVLTPGSEGMRGAVDKAQEIVANTENSIWAQQFANEANPRIHRETTAEEIWKDTDGKVDIFVSGVGTGGTITGVGQFLKERNPDVQIVAVEPKDSAILNGGAPGPHKIQGIGANFVPEILDTNVYDEVLDATLEDSVAVARDLGVREGILGGISSGAIVWGALELAKRPENAGKLIVAVVCDFGERYISTVLYDDIRG, from the coding sequence ATGGCACGGATCTATGACGATGTAACGCAGCTGATCGGCGGCACCCCGCTGGTCCGCCTGAACCGGCTGACCGAGGGTCTGGACGCCACCGTGGCCGTCAAGCTTGAGTTCTACAACCCGGCCAACAGCGTCAAGGACCGCATCGGCGTCGCCATCGTCGACGCAGCGGAGAAGTCCGGCGCCCTTAAGCCCGGCGGCACCATTGTTGAAGGAACCTCGGGCAACACGGGCATCGCGCTGGCCATGGTCGGCGCGGCCCGCGGGTACAAGGTCATCCTCACCATGCCGGAGACCATGTCCACCGAACGCCGGGTTATGCTGCGCGCGTTTGGCGCCGAGATCGTCCTGACCCCGGGGTCGGAAGGCATGCGCGGCGCCGTGGACAAGGCCCAGGAAATCGTGGCCAATACGGAGAATTCCATCTGGGCCCAGCAGTTCGCCAACGAGGCCAACCCGAGGATCCACCGCGAGACTACGGCGGAGGAAATCTGGAAGGACACCGACGGCAAGGTGGACATCTTTGTGTCCGGCGTCGGCACCGGCGGTACCATCACCGGCGTCGGACAGTTCCTGAAGGAGCGCAACCCCGACGTCCAGATCGTGGCAGTGGAGCCGAAGGACTCCGCGATCCTGAACGGCGGCGCTCCGGGGCCCCACAAGATCCAGGGCATAGGCGCCAACTTCGTTCCGGAGATCCTGGACACCAACGTCTATGACGAGGTGCTGGACGCAACCCTCGAGGACTCTGTGGCCGTCGCCCGTGACCTGGGCGTCCGCGAAGGCATCCTGGGCGGCATCTCCTCGGGCGCCATCGTCTGGGGCGCGCTGGAGCTGGCCAAGCGCCCGGAGAACGCTGGCAAGCTGATTGTGGCGGTCGTGTGCGACTTTGGCGAGCGTTACATCTCCACCGTGCTCTATGACGATATCCGCGGCTGA
- a CDS encoding L-idonate 5-dehydrogenase has product MASSEIREVQLPASGPAVVAYAAGDLRIEDLPLKAPAAAEAVVEVRYGGICGSDLHYWLHGAAGESVLKAPLVLGHEIAGVVASAAADGSGPAAGTPVAVHPATPGPGAARYPDDRPNLSPGCTYLGSAARFPHTDGAFSRYVNLPTRMLRELPGTLDLRTAALIEPASVAWHAVGRAGDMAGKTALVIGCGPIGALAVAVLKRAGAVRIVAVDMHPKPLEIARAVGADEVLNAGDAEAIAAVEADVVIESSGNHHGLASAVKGAVRGGKVVMVGLLPSGPQPVFISLAITRELELQGSFRFNDEIDDVIAALADGSLHIDPVITHQFPLARGLEAFGVARNSAESGKVLLDFRPVS; this is encoded by the coding sequence ATGGCCTCGTCAGAGATCCGGGAAGTGCAGCTACCGGCATCAGGGCCGGCAGTAGTGGCGTACGCGGCCGGTGACCTGCGCATCGAGGACCTCCCGCTGAAGGCGCCGGCGGCCGCTGAAGCAGTGGTGGAGGTCCGTTACGGCGGGATCTGCGGTTCGGACCTGCATTATTGGCTCCACGGCGCGGCGGGCGAATCGGTCCTGAAGGCACCCCTGGTGCTGGGCCACGAAATCGCCGGCGTGGTGGCAAGTGCGGCCGCGGACGGCAGCGGCCCGGCAGCGGGCACCCCGGTGGCCGTGCATCCGGCCACCCCAGGACCAGGGGCGGCGCGCTACCCGGATGACCGGCCTAACCTGTCCCCTGGCTGCACGTACCTTGGCAGCGCAGCACGGTTCCCGCACACCGATGGTGCCTTCAGCCGCTATGTGAACCTGCCCACCCGGATGCTCCGGGAGCTGCCCGGGACCCTGGACCTGCGGACGGCAGCCCTGATCGAGCCGGCCAGCGTCGCCTGGCACGCCGTGGGCAGGGCCGGGGACATGGCAGGCAAGACAGCCTTGGTGATCGGCTGCGGGCCCATCGGTGCCCTGGCGGTAGCGGTCCTGAAAAGGGCCGGGGCAGTCAGGATCGTGGCGGTGGACATGCACCCGAAACCCCTGGAGATCGCCCGAGCCGTGGGAGCGGACGAGGTCCTGAATGCCGGCGATGCCGAGGCTATCGCGGCGGTTGAAGCCGACGTCGTCATTGAATCCTCCGGCAATCATCACGGCCTTGCCTCCGCCGTCAAGGGCGCTGTGCGAGGCGGCAAAGTGGTGATGGTGGGACTCCTGCCCTCCGGACCCCAGCCCGTATTCATCTCGCTGGCGATCACCCGGGAACTCGAACTGCAGGGATCCTTCCGCTTCAACGACGAGATCGACGACGTCATTGCCGCCCTCGCCGACGGCTCCCTCCACATCGACCCCGTCATCACCCACCAGTTCCCCCTCGCCCGCGGGCTGGAGGCCTTCGGCGTTGCACGGAACTCGGCAGAGTCGGGGAAGGTACTGCTCGACTTCCGGCCGGTCAGTTGA
- the epsC gene encoding serine O-acetyltransferase EpsC yields MGFFARLKEDLDAARSHDPAARGSFENFFAYSGLHAIWIHRLTHRLWQNPVLRFPARLVSQLGRFLTGIEIHPGATIGRRFFIDHGMGVVIGETAEIGEDVMIYHGVTLGGRSLAKVKRHPTIEDRVTIGAGAKILGPITIGRDSAVGANAVVVKDAPPESIVTGVPAKWRHRDSQRETKPAVDPAEYDIEYRI; encoded by the coding sequence GTGGGCTTTTTCGCAAGACTTAAGGAAGACCTCGATGCCGCCCGGTCCCACGACCCGGCGGCTCGAGGTTCTTTTGAGAACTTTTTCGCCTATTCAGGGCTGCACGCCATCTGGATCCACCGGCTGACGCACCGGCTGTGGCAAAACCCTGTCCTGCGCTTTCCGGCGCGGCTCGTTTCCCAGCTTGGCCGGTTCCTGACAGGGATAGAAATCCACCCCGGCGCCACCATCGGCCGGCGCTTCTTTATCGACCACGGCATGGGTGTGGTAATCGGTGAGACGGCAGAAATCGGCGAGGACGTCATGATTTACCACGGGGTGACCCTTGGCGGACGCTCGCTGGCGAAGGTCAAGCGCCACCCCACCATCGAGGACCGCGTGACCATCGGCGCAGGCGCCAAGATCCTTGGCCCCATCACCATCGGCCGGGACAGTGCCGTGGGCGCCAATGCCGTTGTGGTGAAGGACGCTCCGCCGGAATCCATCGTCACCGGCGTTCCCGCCAAATGGCGCCACCGCGATTCCCAGCGTGAGACCAAGCCGGCAGTTGACCCGGCCGAGTACGACATCGAATACCGGATCTGA